From the genome of Corallococcus macrosporus DSM 14697:
AAAGATTAGGAAGCACGATGACACAGGGCTGACACGTATTTCAAGGTTGCGCGATTATTTCAGTTATTTTTGTATTCTTAAATATCAAGTGAATGCAGTTTATTCCTTGTTTTTCAGGAACTTGCGGGGTTCACCAACCGTGCGTGGAGATTGGCACACGACGTGATGGGTCGTCCGATTTCGCCTCGGTTTTTTGAGGGGGGTATGACGCCCGTCGCGGAGCCCACAGTCCCCTCGTGCGCGGGAGGGAGACTGGCATCGGGGTCGCCGGCCATTACGCTTCCTGCCCGGGAGGCGACGATGCGCGCACTGCAACTGCAGCGGCTGGACGGGCCCGACGGGCTCCAACTGGTGGACGTGCCCGAGCCCGAGGCGGGGGACTCGGTCCTCATCGACGTGGTGGCGGCCGGGGTGAGCTTTCCGGACCTGCTGCTCACCCGAGGGCAGTACCAGCTCAAGCCCGCCCTGCCCTTCATTCCGGGCGTGGAGGTGGCCGGCGTGGTGCGGCAGGCCCCCGCGGGCGCGGCGGTGAAGCCAGGCCAGCGGGTGATGGCGTTCAGCTTTGGCCTGGGCGGCTTCGCGGAGGTGGCCGCGATTCAACCGGAGATGGTGTTCCCCATCCCCGCCGGCTGGAGCTTCGAGGCGGCGGCGGGCGTGGTGATGAACTACCACACGGCCCACTTCGCGCTGCACCGGCGAGGCCGGCTCAAGGCGGAGGAGCGCGTCGTGGTCCATGGCGCCGCGGGCGGCGTGGGCACGGCGGCGGTGCAGGTGGCGCGCGGCGCCCAGGCCCGCGTCATCGCCGTGGTGAGCGACGCGCGCAAGGCGGAGGTGGCCCGGCGCGCCGGGGCGCACGAGGTGCTGCTGTCGACGGAGGACTGGGTCTCCCAGGTGCGGGAGAAGACGGGCGGCCTGGGCGCCAACGTGGTGGTGGACCCGGTGGGCGGCGACATCTTCGACAAGAGCCTCAAGTGCCTGGCGCCCGAGGGCCGCCTGCTGGTGGTGGGCTTCGCGGGCGGACGCATCCCCGAGGTCCAGGTGAACCGGCTCCTGCTGCGAAACATCGACGTGGTGGGCGTGGCGTGGGGCGGCTTCCTCCTGCACGAGCCGTCCCTGACGCCCACCATCGCCAAGGATTTGGAGGCCATGGCGGAGCGCGGGGTGCTCACCCCCGTCGTGGGCCCGGTGTTCCCGCTGGAGCAGGGCGCGCAGGCCCTGCGAGAGCTCGACGCGCGGCGGGCGACGGGCAAGGTCGTGCTGCGCATGCGCGAGGGCTGAGCGGCGAGGAAGGACGGGCCCGCGCAGGGTGCCCGCTGATTGACCGCCGGGCGTGCGGCCAGCCGCGTGCGGCCGCGCCCGGCGCTGCCTTCTCTCCGGCCGGACACCACCTTGGTGCAGGAGGTGACGGCACCATGGCGGAAGACCCCTTGGAGCGGCAGCACGAGCGCGAGCGGGAACAGGAGCGGAGGCGCCTGCGCGAGGAGGAGCAGAAGGACCTGGACGTGGAGTCCCACCGGGGACCACGCCCCCTGGAAGGCTACGCCGGGGGCCACACCACGTGGACGGGCCAGCAGGATGACGACTCCGCCCGCAGCGTTCACGCGGGCGATGCCCAGGCGTCCTGGGAGGCCAGCGAACGGCAGGCGCGGCTGGAGCCCGAAGCGCCGGAGCCTGGAGCACAGCCGCCGCGCGGCGGACCCCGCTCCAAGTGAAGCGCGCCCGCTCAGCGAAGCTCGGGGACCTCGCGCTCCAGCGTCTCCGCGGCGCGCGCGTCCTTGGGCACGCCGAAGCGTTGGCGCGAGTGCGCCAGTAGCTGGCCCGCGTAGACGGTGTCCTCCAGGGCCTCCTGGTAGCGCCCCACCCGCGCGAGCGTCCGCGCCCGCTCGTCCACCAGCCGGGCCAGGATGCGCGCCTGCTCCGCGTGGGAGAACAGGCGCACCACGGAGCGGGCGTCGAAGCAGACCAGCGTGTCGAACTCCATGCCCAGCGTGGTGGTGCAGGCCTCGCGGATGTGCTGGAGGCTGGTGTCCAGGGCCGCCTCCGCCCGCGCCCGGGCGATGTCCGGGGCCAGACGGCCGAGCTCACGCACGGCATTCAAGGTGAAGGCGTAACGCAGGACGGGCATGCGGATGGGGACTACACCCCAGCCGCGCGGATTCATCCAGCCACCAGGTGTATCCGCTGCCGCGCGCCGCGGCATCCCGCGCGCCAGGAACGTCACTGGCCGGGATGGAATGGCGCCGACTACAGTTCGCCCTCGCGCTCCGGCCACCCCCACCAAGGACGACGAGACATGAAGGACCTGGACGCCATCCTCCGCGCGCGCACGTCGGCTCGCGGCCCGCTGGTCCTGGCCACGGTGGTCGCCGTGGCGGGCTCGGCGTACCGGCGGCCGGGGGCGCGGATGTTGATGAGCGAGGACGGCTGGCTGGCGGGAGGCGTCAGCGGCGGCTGCCTGGAGGCCGACATCGTCCGCAAGGCCTTCTTCTGGACCACCACCGGCCCGCGCCTGCTGCGCTACGACTCCACCAGCGACGCCGCGGAGGATGAGGGCGCCTTCTCCTTCGCGCTGGGCTGCAACGGCGTGGTGGACGTGCTGCTGGAGCGCTGGGATTCGGGCGCGGGGGAAGCGCTCACCTTCGCCGCGGGGGCGCGCGCGGCCGGGCGCCGGGCGGTGGTGGCCACGGTGTACCGGGGCCCCGCGAGCGCCGTGGGTGCCCGGCTGATGCTCCGCGATGACGGCGCCGACACGGGCTCACTTCCCGGCGCGCTGGGAGACGCCGTGCGCGCGGCGGCGCGCGAGGCCCTGGCGGCGGGCCGCACGTGGAGCGGCCCCTGCGGCGGCGCGGACGTGCTGGTGGAGGTCGTCGAGCCGCCCCACCCCCTGGTGCTCTTCGGCAGCGGCTTCGACGTGGTGCCGGTGGTGAACCAGGCCGCGGCCCTGGGCTGGCACGTCACCGTGGTGGCGGACCGGCCCGCGCAGGCCCTGCGGCGCCGCTTTCCCCAGGCCCACGCGGTGGTGTCGGCGAAGGCGGCGGACGCGCCCGGCGCGGTGCCCCTGTCGCCGCGCACGCTGGCCGTGTTGATGACGCACAGCCTGCCGCAGGACCGCGAGTTGCTGGCGCGGCTGCTCCCCCGCCCCCTGCGCTACCTGGGCGTGCTGGGGCCGCGCTCGCGCACGGACCGGCTGCTCGCGGAGCTGGGCTCGGCGCCCACCGACGCGCACCTGGAGAAGCTGCACGCCCCCGTGGGGCTGGACCTGGGCGCGGAGGGCGCGGAGGAGATTGCCCTGTCCATCATCGCGGAGCTGCAAGCGGTCGTCGCAGGACGCGAGGGCGGCAAGCTCCGCGAGCGGCGGGCGCCCATCCACACCGCCGCGGCGCCGCCGGCGCGGAGGCTGGCGTGAGGGTGGGCGTGGTGCTGCTGGCCGCGGGGGGCTCCTCGCGGCTGGGCCACCCCAAGCAGCTCGTGCGCTACCAGGGCACGACGCTGGTGCGGCGCGCCGCCGAGGCCGCCGCGTCCCTGCGGTGCGGCCCGGTGGTGGTCGTGCTGGGCGCGGCGCGGGACGCGGTCGCCGCGGAGCTGACGGGCCTGGACGTGCGCGCAGTGGACCATCCGGACTGGGCCGCCGGGCCCGGGGGCTCGCTGCGCGCGGGGCTGGGCGCGCTTCGCGAGCTGGAGCCGCCCGCGCTGGACGCGGTGCTCGTGCTGCTGTGTGACCAGCTCCGCGTGGACGCCGCGCACCTGCGCGCGCTGCTGGCCGCGTTCGAGCGCGGCGGCGCGCCCGTGGTGGCCTCCGCCTACGAGGACACCCGGGGCGTGCCCGCGCTCTTCGCGCGCGGCGTCTTCCCGGAGCTGGAGGCGCTCGGCCCCGCCCAGGGCGCGCGCGGCGTGATTGCGCGCGAGCCCTCGCGCGTGGTGACAGTCCCGCTGCCGGGCGGCGGCGCTGACGTGGACACGGCGGAGGATGTCGCGCGGCTGACGTGAGCGCCGGGCGCATCCGTCGCGCCGCGGATACGCGCATCGGCCCGGCGACGGGCCTCCTGGTACGTCAGTGCGTGTTGCCAGGGCCGCGCACCGCGCCCCACCTTCTGCGCGCAGGACTTTCAGCAAAGGGGGGCGCATGTCCAAGTTCAGGTTCCCGGCGGTGCTGGCCGCCTCGGCGGTGATGGGTTTCCCGGTCGGCTGCTCCAAACACGGCGAGTCAGCCCAGGGCGGCATGCCGCCCACCGCGCAGCAGATGCCACAGCAGGACGACGGCGTGTCGCCCGGCGCGCGGGCGCGGATGAAGACGGACTGCCCCATGGACGTGTCCGGCGCGCAGGCGCGCGCGGAGGACATCCCGGAGGGCGTGGCGCTCATCATCGTCACCTCTGAGACCGACAAGGTGGCGGACCTCCAGCAGCGCAGCCGGCGGATGATGCAGTTCCAGCAGCAGCAGGGCACCGGAGGCAGCGGCATGGCCCAGCCGCCGGGCGTGGACTACGACGAGATGGGCGGCCAGGAGGAGCCGGGCTCCGCGGGGGCGCCGTCGGTGCCGTCCGTCGCCAGCGTGCATGACTCCCCGGAGGGCGTCGTCATCGTCTACACCGCCGTCGACCCGGCCCGGCAGGACACGCTGAGCTCCGAAATCCACCGGAACGCGAAGTACCTGGACACGGGCAAGTGCCCGGGCATGGCCGCGGACTGATGGGCCCACCTGCCGCGCGGAGGCCGCTTCGCCAGAGGCCAGCGCCCGAGGTCCTGCACCCGCCGCCGTCAGGCGGGCCGGGCGCTGGCTTCCCCCACGCAGGGGCGGCCGTGCTCACTTCAGCGGCGGCAGGTGCGCCAGCAGCCGTGTCAGGTTCGGCTGCAGCTCATCCGGCGAGGCGCTGGCGAGCACGTCCACCGGGTGCGTGCCCCAGGTGACGGCGTAGGTCCGCAGCCCCGCGGCCTGTCCGGCGCGCAGGTCCAACGCGGTGTCCCCCACCATCCACAGCCCGCCGGTGCCCAGCGCCGCCAGCGCGTGGTGGATGACGTCCGGCGCGGGCTTGTGCGGAAAGCCATCCGTGCCCTGGACGTGGTGGAGCAGCGGGCCCAGGCCCATGGCGTCCACGAACTTGCGCGCCATGTCGGGGCGCTTGGTGGTGGCCACCGCGAGCAGGTAGCCGCGCTCGCGCAGCGTGCGCAGCACCTCCGCCACCCCTGGATAGGGCCGCGAGTTGCGGTGGAAGTTGAGCGGGTAGTGCGCACGGTACGCCGCGCACAGGGCGGCGACGTGCGGCTCCGGCGCGAACTGGCGGTACATCCAGTCCAGCGGGTGGCCGATGAAGGCCCGGACCTGCTCGTAGGTGGGCACCGGCAGCCCCACGTGCGTGAAGCCGTGGAGGAAGCTGTCGATGATGTCCGGCAGCGAGTCCACCAGCGTGCCGTCGAGGTCGAAGAGGATGCCGCGAGGAGTTGAAGCGCTCACGGCCCTTCCATACCCCCTCTCGTGTCCCCTGTCCTCCCTCGGGCTCAGGGGGCGGCCCGCTCCACCGGCGGAGCAGGCGCCTGCTCCAGGACGCACAGCCACAGCCGCTCCTCCTGCACACAGCGCGTCCCGCGAATGGCGCGGAACTCGTGGAGCCGCTGCGGGATGGAGAGGTAGACAGTCCGTGGGTCCAGCCTGCCCGCCCGGATGTCGTCATCCAGGCCCAGGCAGTAGGACTGGGCGCGCGCGTCATCCAGGCGCGCGACGTAGCCGCTGTTGAAGGTGAGGCCCAGCCGGTAGGCGCGGTAGGCCCAGCGGTGGAAGTCCATGGGCCCGGCCCGGCAGCCCCGCCCGGAGCCGTCATGCATCTGCGGCGGGTAGAGCACCAGGTGCTCGCGCCCCACCGCGAGCTCGCGGAGCGCGTCGGATGGCTGCGTGTTCCAGGCCGGACCTTCCTTCGCCTGATGGCCCCGCCCCAGATTCACGTCAAAGGCTTGCAGCGCCAACGCCAGCGCCAGCAGCGACGGCGCCACCGTGGGCTTGGGCAGGCGGATGAGCGCGAGCGCGGCGCCCAGCGCCAGCAGGTAGTAGAGCGGCCACACGAAGCGGCCGGAGGAGCGGAAGGGCTCCACCCACCGCATCACGGGCGCGTAGAGGCGCGTCAGGTCCGCGATGAGCTCGCCTCGCAAGGTGACGCGCGAGGAGAGCGCGAAGAAGAACAGGCCCAGCGCCACCAGCGCCACGGGCACCCACCGGCGCCAGTGCCGCGCGACGAGCGGCGCGTCGCGGACGACCAGCACGAGCGCGGCCCAGAGCGCGAAGAGCACGCCCAGCCCCAGGTAGCCAAAGCCCTCGTACTGGGCGCCCTGCCTCGGCAGCGGGCTCAGGAAGCGCGACCAGGAGAAGTCCCGCTGGTAGCCCAGGGGATTGACGAACGCCAACAGGTCCGCGGAGAACCCGCCGAAGGAGCCCGCGCCCAGGGTGCGGACCGTGCCCAGGTAGCCCAGCACGTAGAACAGCACGAGCACGCTGCCCACGTGCACCACGGCCCCCAGCACGGGCCAGCGCCAAGGCAGCTTCCGCTCCAGCGCGGTCCGCGCGCACAGCGACAGCGCGAGCGCCAGCACCATGGCGGCAATCACCGGGTGCACCCCCGCGGCGAACACGCACAGCGCCAGCGCGATGCCCAGCGCCTGCTTCGCGTCGCGCGCGTCCCGCTGCGGAGCCAGGTGCAGCCCCACCAGCAGGATGAGCGTCCAATGCGCGCACAGCGCCTCGTGCGCCATGCTCATGCGCGCCAGCAGCGTGGGCGACAGCACCAGCAGCGCGCCCACCAGCCACTGCTGCGCCACCGTGGCGCCCGTCCGCCGCGCCACCCAGGCGGCCGAGGCGCCCTGGAGCATCAGGCACGCGCACATCCACGGGCCGATGTACTGGAAGTCGGCGGGCAGCAGGCCGGAGAACGGCCGCAGCAGCAGCGCCACCCAGGGGATGGCGTCCATGTAGCCGAGCGTCGTCCCGAGCGGATGCAGGTACCCGTCGATGGCGCCCAGCGGGAAGCGCCAGGGCTCGTTGCGGAAGAACAGCCAGCCCAGCAGGTGCTGGCTGAAGTCGTCTCGGATGAGCCAGCCCAGGCGGGTGGGGTCCAGCGCCGCTGGCCCGTAGATGGCCAGGAAGGCCAGCAGCCCCACCCCGGCGGCGCCCAGCGGCCCCGCGTTCGCCGCGACGGAGGCGGCGGCCGAGCCCAGCATGCGCCGCGTCCGCTCGGGCAGGGCGGGCGTCATGGATGGCCCTCACGCGAGGCGACGGAGACGAAGGTGACGTGCGCGTCGGGCATGGGAGCGCCGCTTGAAGCACAGCCGTTTCCGGGGCGTCAAGCAGCCCCGGCGCAGGCAGGCGGGCTCCCGCCCTCCACCGCCACGGCCTCCACCTCCACGGGCGCCGCGGTGAGCCGCCACAGCGCTTCCTCCAGGAAGCCCAGCGCGCCGCGCAGGTCCGACGACGCGGCCTCTGGCGGCGCGCCCCGGGCCCGCGCGATGCGCTGCCGCACCGACGCGAAGGCCCGCTGCGCCCGCGCGACGTCGTCCCCCGCGGCCCTCGCCTCCGCCAGGTCCACCGACGCGCGCAGCAGCGCCGCCAGCTCGCGCAGCACCGGGTTCTCCCGCAGCTCCGGCGCGCCCTCCAGCACGACGAAGCTCGCCTCCGCCGCCGCGGCATCCCCCACGCACGCCTCCACCACGGCGCGGTACACCGCGAAGCGCAGCACCTGCCCGCGTGACACCCGCCCCAGGCCGGACACCGCCTCCGACAGCCGCGCCCAGGCCTCGCTCCACGCGCCCAGCGCCAGCTCCGCGCGCCCCAGCTCGCCCAGCGCCGTGCCCTCCAGGAGCCGCTGTCCCAACTGCCGGCCAATCCGCGCCGCGGCCAGGAGGTGCTCTCGCGCGTCCCGCGGGCGGCCCTCCTCCAGCAGGCAGCAGCCCAGGTTGAGGCGCGCCAGCGCATGCCCCGCCCGGTCCCCCACGCTGGCCGAGCGCGCCATCGCGTCCTCCAGCAGGCCCATCGCCTCCCGCGTGCGCCCCAGCTCCCCGATGGCCACCGCGCAGTTGGACAGGAAGCCCACCTCGAACGTCACGTCGCCCACGCCGTGGAACAGCGCCTGCGCCGCGCGCAGGTGGGGGATGGCCGCCTCCGGGCCGCAGCGCGCCTGCTCCACGAGCCCCAGGTTCCCCACGGTATAGGCGTCCAGCCAGCGGTCCCCCTCCGACGACAACCGCCGCGCCTCGCGCACCAGCGCCCAGGCCTGGGCCAGCTCGCCTTCATGTCGGGCGACAATCGACAGGTCCACCAGCACGCGCTTCTCGCCCGCCACCGCCCCCAACGTCCGCAGGGACTCGCGCGCGCGCTCCAAGT
Proteins encoded in this window:
- a CDS encoding NADPH:quinone oxidoreductase family protein; this translates as MRALQLQRLDGPDGLQLVDVPEPEAGDSVLIDVVAAGVSFPDLLLTRGQYQLKPALPFIPGVEVAGVVRQAPAGAAVKPGQRVMAFSFGLGGFAEVAAIQPEMVFPIPAGWSFEAAAGVVMNYHTAHFALHRRGRLKAEERVVVHGAAGGVGTAAVQVARGAQARVIAVVSDARKAEVARRAGAHEVLLSTEDWVSQVREKTGGLGANVVVDPVGGDIFDKSLKCLAPEGRLLVVGFAGGRIPEVQVNRLLLRNIDVVGVAWGGFLLHEPSLTPTIAKDLEAMAERGVLTPVVGPVFPLEQGAQALRELDARRATGKVVLRMREG
- a CDS encoding XdhC family protein — protein: MKDLDAILRARTSARGPLVLATVVAVAGSAYRRPGARMLMSEDGWLAGGVSGGCLEADIVRKAFFWTTTGPRLLRYDSTSDAAEDEGAFSFALGCNGVVDVLLERWDSGAGEALTFAAGARAAGRRAVVATVYRGPASAVGARLMLRDDGADTGSLPGALGDAVRAAAREALAAGRTWSGPCGGADVLVEVVEPPHPLVLFGSGFDVVPVVNQAAALGWHVTVVADRPAQALRRRFPQAHAVVSAKAADAPGAVPLSPRTLAVLMTHSLPQDRELLARLLPRPLRYLGVLGPRSRTDRLLAELGSAPTDAHLEKLHAPVGLDLGAEGAEEIALSIIAELQAVVAGREGGKLRERRAPIHTAAAPPARRLA
- a CDS encoding nucleotidyltransferase family protein → MRVGVVLLAAGGSSRLGHPKQLVRYQGTTLVRRAAEAAASLRCGPVVVVLGAARDAVAAELTGLDVRAVDHPDWAAGPGGSLRAGLGALRELEPPALDAVLVLLCDQLRVDAAHLRALLAAFERGGAPVVASAYEDTRGVPALFARGVFPELEALGPAQGARGVIAREPSRVVTVPLPGGGADVDTAEDVARLT
- a CDS encoding HAD family hydrolase, giving the protein MSASTPRGILFDLDGTLVDSLPDIIDSFLHGFTHVGLPVPTYEQVRAFIGHPLDWMYRQFAPEPHVAALCAAYRAHYPLNFHRNSRPYPGVAEVLRTLRERGYLLAVATTKRPDMARKFVDAMGLGPLLHHVQGTDGFPHKPAPDVIHHALAALGTGGLWMVGDTALDLRAGQAAGLRTYAVTWGTHPVDVLASASPDELQPNLTRLLAHLPPLK
- a CDS encoding DUF6311 domain-containing protein gives rise to the protein MTPALPERTRRMLGSAAASVAANAGPLGAAGVGLLAFLAIYGPAALDPTRLGWLIRDDFSQHLLGWLFFRNEPWRFPLGAIDGYLHPLGTTLGYMDAIPWVALLLRPFSGLLPADFQYIGPWMCACLMLQGASAAWVARRTGATVAQQWLVGALLVLSPTLLARMSMAHEALCAHWTLILLVGLHLAPQRDARDAKQALGIALALCVFAAGVHPVIAAMVLALALSLCARTALERKLPWRWPVLGAVVHVGSVLVLFYVLGYLGTVRTLGAGSFGGFSADLLAFVNPLGYQRDFSWSRFLSPLPRQGAQYEGFGYLGLGVLFALWAALVLVVRDAPLVARHWRRWVPVALVALGLFFFALSSRVTLRGELIADLTRLYAPVMRWVEPFRSSGRFVWPLYYLLALGAALALIRLPKPTVAPSLLALALALQAFDVNLGRGHQAKEGPAWNTQPSDALRELAVGREHLVLYPPQMHDGSGRGCRAGPMDFHRWAYRAYRLGLTFNSGYVARLDDARAQSYCLGLDDDIRAGRLDPRTVYLSIPQRLHEFRAIRGTRCVQEERLWLCVLEQAPAPPVERAAP